Proteins from one Armatimonadota bacterium genomic window:
- a CDS encoding transposase has protein sequence MNETKTENGTARKLIKTARRATRRVFTAEDKIRIVMEGIRGDDPVTVVCRREGIHANIYYKWLKDFMEAGKSRLKGEDLRGATKAEVDALKDENSKLRQVVADLSVENLTLKKSLF, from the coding sequence ATGAACGAGACGAAGACAGAGAATGGTACGGCCAGGAAGCTGATCAAGACGGCGCGCCGGGCCACGAGGCGCGTATTCACGGCGGAGGACAAGATCCGGATCGTGATGGAGGGCATCCGGGGCGACGACCCGGTGACGGTAGTCTGCCGGCGCGAAGGAATCCATGCCAACATCTACTACAAGTGGCTGAAGGACTTCATGGAAGCCGGGAAGTCGCGCCTGAAGGGCGAGGACCTACGAGGGGCCACGAAAGCTGAGGTAGATGCCCTGAAGGACGAGAACTCGAAGCTGAGGCAGGTAGTAGCCGACCTGTCCGTCGAGAACCTGACGCTTAAAAAAAGTCTCTTCTGA
- a CDS encoding DDE-type integrase/transposase/recombinase — protein sequence MKYERLSEEEKSSIIEEVGRSRLSISESLRCLGIPRSTYYSWLKRRDGEPKPRTPVNRLTGPEVERVVEYANELPDLPARELAWHITDRAGFISESSVYRILKSRGLLPDAPELPMPAADEFHTKTGRPNEMWATDFTYVKVIGWGWYYIGGILDDFSRYLICYEVKRDMTGNTASDLVMRAIEITGLAGVPVEYRSTKLLSDNGSGYISETFNRFLVSQGIGHIYARRNHPQTNGKFERMNKTAKERICLVQFYSPGELEAAVEEFVHWYNHVHYHERIGTMHPVDVYMGLGDEIRARRAAVKAETLAERRLANRMQAARVHPDTLPQTGITPHILTDMKD from the coding sequence ATGAAGTACGAGAGGCTGTCGGAAGAGGAGAAGTCTTCGATCATCGAGGAGGTCGGCAGGAGCCGGCTCTCGATCAGCGAATCGCTCCGGTGCCTCGGGATCCCGCGCTCGACCTACTACAGCTGGCTCAAGCGCAGGGACGGGGAGCCGAAGCCGAGGACGCCGGTGAACAGGCTTACGGGGCCCGAGGTAGAGCGAGTCGTCGAGTACGCGAACGAACTGCCGGACCTGCCCGCGAGAGAGCTGGCCTGGCATATCACCGACAGGGCCGGCTTCATATCCGAGTCGAGCGTGTACAGGATACTGAAGTCGAGAGGCCTGCTCCCGGACGCTCCCGAGCTTCCGATGCCGGCGGCTGACGAGTTCCACACGAAGACGGGCAGGCCGAACGAGATGTGGGCGACGGACTTCACGTACGTGAAGGTGATCGGCTGGGGCTGGTACTACATCGGCGGGATACTCGACGACTTCAGCCGCTACCTGATCTGCTACGAGGTGAAGCGCGACATGACTGGTAACACGGCGAGCGATCTCGTGATGCGCGCGATCGAGATAACGGGGCTTGCCGGCGTACCGGTGGAGTATCGGTCCACCAAGCTGCTCTCGGACAACGGCAGCGGCTACATCTCGGAGACTTTCAACCGGTTTCTGGTCTCCCAGGGCATCGGTCACATCTATGCGAGGCGGAATCACCCTCAGACGAACGGGAAGTTCGAGCGGATGAACAAGACCGCGAAGGAGCGGATCTGCCTCGTGCAGTTCTACTCGCCGGGGGAACTGGAGGCGGCGGTTGAGGAGTTCGTGCACTGGTACAACCATGTGCACTACCATGAGCGGATCGGCACCATGCACCCGGTGGACGTCTACATGGGCCTGGGAGATGAGATCAGGGCGAGGCGTGCGGCGGTGAAGGCCGAGACCCTGGCGGAACGGCGGCTGGCGAACCGGATGCAGGCGGCCCGCGTGCATCCGGACACGTTGCCGCAGACAGGAATCACGCCGCACATCCTCACTGACATGAAAGACTGA
- a CDS encoding IS3 family transposase (programmed frameshift): MKRNRYTEPQIVFALQQAESGTPAAEICRKMGVSENTFYRWKRQYAGLSVSEIRRLRQLEEENGRLKQVVADLTLDKAMLQEVPAKKVLAPARGREMVRYLMVCYGVSERRACRALGFSRSTQRYRSIADRREELRIRLRDLAAARPSYGYRRLWLLLRREGWTVNHKLVARLYREEGLALRKRKPKRRVSAARREGVPTPGETNESWSMDFMADALYSGRQIRVLTIVDNFSRESLAIRVGFSLKGDDVVEVLNGLLRERGRPRSIRVDNGTEFTSVVMDQWAYWNNVELDFTRPGKPTDNAFIESFNSRFRQECLNEHWFMSLVDAQEKAESWRQDYNANRPHSSLGNMTPEEFARSRRRIETEEADGSVETHQLLVAAG, encoded by the exons ATGAAGAGGAACAGATACACGGAGCCGCAGATCGTGTTTGCGCTCCAGCAGGCGGAGTCCGGGACGCCGGCCGCCGAGATATGCCGGAAGATGGGAGTGTCGGAGAACACCTTCTACAGGTGGAAGAGGCAGTACGCCGGTCTGAGCGTCTCTGAGATCCGGCGTCTGCGCCAGCTTGAGGAAGAGAATGGCCGTCTGAAGCAGGTGGTGGCTGACCTTACGCTGGACAAGGCGATGCTGCAGGAGGTGC CTGCGAAAAAAGTTCTAGCGCCTGCCCGCGGCAGGGAGATGGTCCGGTATTTGATGGTCTGCTATGGGGTGAGCGAGCGGAGGGCGTGCAGGGCGCTCGGATTCAGCAGGTCCACGCAGAGATACCGGAGCATTGCGGACAGGCGCGAGGAACTGAGGATACGGCTGAGGGATCTGGCGGCAGCACGTCCCAGCTACGGATACCGCAGGCTGTGGCTGCTGCTTCGGCGGGAGGGCTGGACGGTAAATCACAAGCTGGTTGCACGACTCTACCGCGAAGAAGGCCTGGCGCTGAGGAAGAGGAAGCCGAAGCGCAGAGTAAGCGCCGCCAGGCGGGAAGGCGTCCCGACACCGGGGGAGACAAACGAGAGTTGGAGCATGGACTTCATGGCCGATGCTCTGTATTCCGGCCGGCAGATCCGGGTGCTTACGATAGTGGATAACTTCAGTCGCGAGAGCCTCGCGATCCGGGTGGGATTCAGCCTGAAGGGAGACGACGTCGTCGAGGTCCTGAACGGCTTGCTCAGGGAGAGAGGACGACCGAGAAGCATTCGGGTGGACAACGGGACGGAGTTCACCTCGGTAGTGATGGACCAGTGGGCATACTGGAACAACGTGGAGTTGGACTTCACCCGCCCAGGCAAGCCCACGGACAACGCGTTCATCGAGTCTTTCAACTCAAGATTCCGCCAGGAGTGCCTGAACGAGCACTGGTTCATGTCACTGGTGGACGCGCAGGAGAAGGCCGAGTCATGGAGGCAAGACTACAACGCGAACAGGCCGCACAGCTCTCTCGGGAACATGACCCCGGAGGAGTTCGCCCGCAGCCGGCGAAGGATAGAAACAGAGGAGGCCGACGGCTCTGTTGAGACCCATCAACTGCTAGTCGCTGCAGGCTGA